Proteins encoded by one window of Elusimicrobiota bacterium:
- the pafA gene encoding Alkaline phosphatase PafA produces the protein MIVVVDQLRADQLEEKPNLIYKKGFKRLLGQSLYYSHAQLEHIPTETAPGHAAIITGKPPGETGIISNVWYDRETRKTITSIESPHGGLGPDQLMTKTLGDVLKETNPLSQVVSISFKDRSAILLGGHKADMVLWFDEKLRKVTSSKAYGSTPDWVNEFNTHYPIKKELFPSPEIDVATFRLVKKVLETSSLGQDGACDLLTLSFSGTDLIGHTYGPDSKQIKDQLGALDGILDELLNLLHQKTNGDFVLALTSDHGVLPVPESPEGKKMGAQRVRRSDLEKQLEAACQALYPEPQSSWIVGCLFPHLYLNKPLVIKRGLDWGRFLLQIQSELKKNKMVASVYLNNPLIEQDKFSRIYQRSYFAGRSGDLMVRFKPGVLVTPYKSGTSHGSPYDYDATVPLLFYGQSFNPERINTPVSIELLAPTLAKVMGLDFN, from the coding sequence GTGATTGTGGTGGTGGACCAACTGCGTGCCGATCAGTTGGAGGAAAAACCAAACCTCATTTATAAAAAAGGGTTCAAGCGCCTTTTGGGTCAATCTCTTTATTACTCCCACGCCCAACTGGAACATATCCCAACAGAAACGGCGCCAGGGCATGCAGCCATCATTACAGGAAAACCTCCCGGAGAAACGGGCATTATTTCCAATGTTTGGTACGACCGGGAAACGAGGAAAACCATCACTTCTATTGAATCTCCTCATGGGGGCTTGGGTCCTGACCAACTGATGACCAAAACATTGGGAGATGTCCTCAAAGAAACCAACCCCCTGTCTCAAGTGGTTTCCATTTCATTCAAGGACCGCTCCGCCATTCTTTTGGGGGGACACAAGGCGGACATGGTCCTGTGGTTTGATGAAAAACTTCGGAAGGTAACCTCATCCAAAGCCTATGGCTCGACGCCAGACTGGGTCAATGAATTTAACACCCACTATCCCATCAAAAAGGAACTTTTTCCCTCACCTGAAATCGATGTCGCGACGTTTCGACTGGTGAAAAAAGTATTAGAAACCAGTTCATTGGGACAAGACGGAGCCTGCGATCTGCTGACTCTCAGTTTTTCTGGAACCGATTTGATCGGACACACCTACGGTCCTGACAGCAAACAAATAAAAGACCAACTTGGCGCTTTGGATGGGATTCTTGACGAACTCCTGAACCTCCTCCACCAAAAAACCAACGGGGATTTTGTATTGGCTCTAACATCGGACCATGGGGTTCTCCCTGTTCCAGAAAGCCCCGAAGGGAAAAAAATGGGAGCCCAAAGGGTGCGAAGAAGTGACCTGGAAAAACAACTGGAGGCCGCTTGCCAAGCGCTCTACCCGGAACCCCAATCCTCATGGATTGTGGGGTGTTTATTTCCCCATCTCTATTTAAATAAGCCTTTGGTGATAAAACGAGGACTTGATTGGGGCCGTTTCTTGCTTCAAATTCAATCGGAACTTAAGAAAAATAAAATGGTGGCCAGTGTTTATCTGAACAACCCTCTCATAGAACAGGACAAATTTTCCCGCATCTACCAACGCAGTTATTTTGCCGGACGATCCGGGGACCTGATGGTCCGGTTCAAACCCGGCGTCTTGGTCACCCCCTACAAGAGTGGAACATCCCATGGGAGTCCTTACGATTACGATGCCACCGTTCCGCTTCTTTTCTATGGGCAGAGTTTTAATCCTGAGAGGATCAATACGCCCGTTTCCATCGAACTTCTGGCTCCCACCCTGGCCAAAGTGATGGGACTGGATTTTAATTGA
- the resA_4 gene encoding Thiol-disulfide oxidoreductase ResA, which translates to MKKKFVFTALGLALMTLGYVQAESPAIGSKAPDFSLIDTQGKTHVLSDYKGRVVVLEWTNFGCPFVVKHYGSKNMQSLQKKYSDKGVIWLSICSSAKGKQGQMSPADWNKEIAHAGAHSLAYLLDEDGKVGSSYDAKTTPHMYIIDANGNLVYKGAIDDKPTHKQSDIKGAKNYVSAALDEILAGKKVTIATTEPYGCSVKYAK; encoded by the coding sequence ATGAAGAAAAAATTCGTGTTCACCGCACTGGGATTGGCTCTGATGACCCTTGGATATGTTCAGGCCGAATCTCCCGCCATCGGCTCGAAAGCGCCGGATTTCTCGCTGATCGACACGCAAGGAAAAACACATGTGCTCTCGGATTATAAAGGGCGCGTGGTGGTTTTAGAATGGACCAATTTCGGCTGTCCGTTCGTTGTGAAACACTATGGAAGCAAAAACATGCAGTCCCTCCAAAAAAAATATTCAGACAAAGGGGTGATCTGGCTTTCGATTTGTTCTTCCGCCAAAGGAAAACAAGGGCAAATGTCTCCGGCAGATTGGAACAAAGAAATCGCTCACGCGGGAGCTCATTCGCTGGCCTATCTATTGGATGAAGACGGAAAAGTGGGCAGCTCTTACGACGCAAAAACCACCCCTCACATGTATATCATCGACGCGAATGGCAACCTTGTTTACAAGGGCGCCATTGATGACAAACCCACCCACAAACAATCGGATATAAAAGGCGCCAAAAACTATGTCAGTGCCGCCCTCGATGAGATCCTAGCGGGGAAAAAAGTAACAATCGCCACCACCGAACCTTACGGTTGCTCCGTTAAATACGCGAAGTAA